A window of the Iodobacter fluviatilis genome harbors these coding sequences:
- a CDS encoding GAF domain-containing protein, producing the protein MAENLLIQGSSKEELYQNLIPQALALIEGESDLIAAMANVCAAMHHTFGWLWTGFYIVKQHELVLGPFQGPIACTRIQKGRGVCGSAWAQAQTLVVPDVDAFAGHIACSSLARSEIVLPLINRDGVVLAVLDVDSAELATFDDIDARYLAQLCEALVKLF; encoded by the coding sequence ATGGCAGAAAATTTACTGATTCAAGGTAGTAGCAAAGAAGAGCTGTATCAAAACCTGATTCCGCAAGCTTTGGCTTTAATTGAAGGCGAGAGTGATTTGATTGCTGCAATGGCTAATGTCTGCGCCGCCATGCATCACACTTTTGGCTGGCTGTGGACTGGTTTTTATATTGTGAAGCAGCATGAGCTGGTACTTGGGCCATTTCAGGGGCCGATTGCCTGCACCCGCATTCAAAAAGGGCGTGGCGTTTGCGGTAGCGCTTGGGCTCAGGCGCAAACGCTGGTGGTGCCGGATGTGGACGCCTTTGCTGGGCATATCGCCTGCTCGTCACTTGCCCGCTCAGAAATTGTCTTGCCGCTGATTAATCGCGATGGTGTGGTGCTGGCGGTGTTGGATGTTGATTCGGCTGAGCTGGCGACGTTTGATGATATTGATGCCAGGTATCTGGCGCAGCTTTGTGAGGCTTTGGTGAAGCTTTTTTAA